Genomic DNA from Lysobacterales bacterium:
CGCCGCCGCGGCGGCCCCTGCACCCACCGGTCGACGGATCACCCGCTCCGGCAGCCAGGGCAGGCAGGATCGCGGTCCAGCCGCAGCTCGTGCATCCGCATCGCCAGCGCGTCGTAGACCAGCAGGCGGCCAAGCAGCGGCTCGCCCAGGCCAAGCAGCCACTTGAGCGCCTCGGTGGCCTGCAGGACGCCGACGGCACCGGGCAGCACGCCGAACACGCCGGCCTCCGAACAGTCCGGCGCCGCGCCGGCCGGGGGCGGTTCCGGGAACAGGCACCGGTAACAGGGTCCCCTGCCGGGAACGAAAAGGCTGACCTGGCCCTGGAAACGTTGCACCGCACCGTAGATCCAGGGCGTACCGGTCGCCAGCGCAGTGGCGTTCACCAGGAACCGGGTGGGAAAGTTGTCGGCGCCGTCGATCACCAGGTCATGGCCGGCAAACAGCTCCCGGGCGTTGCCCTGGACCAGTCGCTCGGCGATCGCATCGACGGTGATGCCGGGATTCAACGCCAGCAGGCGCTGCCTGGCCGAAGCGACCTTGGCGGTCCCTACCGCGGCATCGGAATGCAGGATCTGCCGCTGCAGGTTGCTGCGCTCGACGCGGTCGTCATCGACCACCGTGAGCCTGCCGACCCCTGCCGCCGCCAGGTACAGGGCGGCCGGCGAACCCAGGCCACCGGCCCCGACCAGCAGTACGCGGCTGGAAAGCAGGCGGGCCTGGCCCGCGGCGCCGATGCCGGGCAGGCGCAGGTGCCGGTCGTAGCGTTCCAGCGCATCGGCATCCAGGCCATGTCCGTCGGCGATCGGCAGCCCGGCCCTGGCCCATGCCGAGACCCCCCCACGGACCGACAGGGCGGTCAATCCCGCCGCCTGAAGGCGTTGTGCCCAATGCAGCGATCGCACCCCACTGGCGCAGATCAGCAGCACGGTGCGTCCCGGTGGCGGCCGCAGATCGGCCGCCTCGACGACCAGGCCGCTGGCGGGCAACGCCCTGCTGCGGCCCGGTCGGCCCGCGGGCCATTCGGAGGGCTCCCGGAGGTCCACCAGGAGGTCGCCCTCGAGGATCCGGGGCCAGGCGTCGCGGGGTTCGATCTCCAGCGGATTGCCGGTCACGCGGCTGCCTCAGCGACGACGGACGTGGCGCATGAGGCGCTGGCGGCTGCGCTTCTGCCGCTCGCTCAGGACGTTCTTGCGCCCGGCGAAGGGATTGTCGCCCTCGCGGAAGTCGAGCCGGATCGGCGTGCCGACGAGTCGGTAATGCTGGCGTACGAAGTTCTCGAGATAACGCTTGTAGCTGTCCGGGAGGGTCGAAAGCCGGTTGCCATGCAGGACCAGACGGGGCGGCAGGCGCCCTCCCTGGTGGGCGTAACGCAGTTTCGCCGTGCGGCCCTGCACCAGGGGCGGCTGATGTCCCTGGAACGCGAGCGCAAGGCTCTCGGTCAGCTCGTGCGTCGCGAACTCCCGCGTCGCCGAGGTCCACGCCCGACCGATCGCCGCCATCAGTTCGCGCAGTCCGGATCCATGCCGGGCGGAGATGAAGACAGTTTCCGCCCAGTCGACGAACTGCAGCTTGCGCGTCAGGTTGTACTGGACCGATGCGCGCTGGTCGGCGTCCAGGCCATCCCACTTGTTGACCACCACCACCAGGGCGCGGCCAGCGTCGAGCGCATGGCCCAGGACGGTGGCATCCTGGTCGGTGACGCCCTCGCTCGCGTCGATCAGGACCAGCGCCAACTGGGCGTTCTCGAGCGACTGCAGGGTCTTGATTACGCTGAACTTCTCTACCGCGTCCTCGACTCTGCCCTTGCGCCGGATGCCCGCGGTGTCGATCAGCAGATAGCGCCGGCCATCGCGCTCGAAGGGCAGCGCGATGGCATCCCGGGTGGTGCCGGGTTCGGGGCTTGCGACCACGCGCTCCTCGCCGAGCAGCCGGTTGACAAGGGTCGACTTGCCGACATTGGGCCGGCCGACCACGGCGATCCGGATGCGGTCGGCATCCTCGTCTGCGGCGGCAGGCTCCATTGCCCGAGGCAGCGCCCCGACGATCGTTTCGCCCAGACCCGCAACGCCCCTGTTGTGCGCTGCGGAAAGCAGCAGCGGCTCGCCCAGGCCCAGTTCCGCGAATTCGGCGCCGGCGATGGCCTCGTCGAGACCGTCGGTCTTGTTGACCGCCAGCAGCATCCGCTTGCCGGAGCGGCGCAGTGCCGCCGCGATCTCCCGGTCGTAGGCGGCCAAGCCCTCGCGCGCGTCGACCACGAAGACCACCAGGTCGGCCTCGACGATCGCGGCCTCCGCCTGGCGCGCGGCGAGGCGGGGCAACTCGTGCTCGAACTCGCTCAGGCCACCGGTGTCGACCAGCAGGAAAGGCCGGGCGAAGGTCCGGCAGACCCCGTGGTGGCGATCGCGTGTGACACCCGGCCGATCATGGACGATGGCATCACGAGTGCGCGTCAGTGCGTTGAAAAGCGTCGATTTTCCGACGTTCGGGCGTCCGACGAGGGCGACTACCGGCAAGGTACCCGGGATGGCCGCGGCCACAGGCTCATCCGCCCACGCGATAGGCGGCGAGCGTTCCGTTGCTGGCCAGCACCCAAACGACGTCGCCCGAGGCAATTGGCGCCACGGTGACCGGGGCGCGGGCGATGCGCTCGCGCGCCACCAGGCGCCCGTCCATCGGGTCCAGCCAGTGCAGCCAGCCATCGAAATCCGCCACCACGACCTTGCCACCAACGACGGCCGGGCTGCTCAGCCAGCGATACTCCAGGGCATCCTGGCTCCAGATCATCCCGCCACCGACCTCGTCGACGGCCTGGACACGACCGTCGGCATCGCTGACGAACAGGTGTTCGCCGAGCGCCACGCCGCCTGCCGAGGACAGGTCGCGGGCCCAACGCGGCTGCCCGGTGGCGACATCGATCGCCATGACCTGACCGCGATAGCCGACCGTGTAGAGGAGGCCGTCGACGACCTGCAGCCGGCCATCGACATCGGCGAGCCGCTCCAGGTCGCTGCGGCCGTCGGCATTGCCGACCTGGACCTGCCAGACGGTCGCGCCGTCCTCGGTCCGCAAGGCGAGCACCCGGCCGTCATCGAAGCCGACCAGCAGGTAGCCGCGATCATGGACCAGCGCGGCATTGCCGCGCAGGCTGAGCGCCGGGACCTCGAATTCCTGCAGCCAGGCGCGGCGTCCGTCGACCAGATCGAAGGCCTGGATGCGGCCATCATGGCTGCGCACGAACACCCGGCCGTCGGCCACCGCCGGGGCAGCCACCACCTCGGCAAGCAGGCGGGCGGAGAATCGCTCCGCACCGGACTGCGCGTCGAGCACCACGATCCTGCCGTCCAGGGTCCCGACGGCGATCACGCCCTCGCCGATGCCCGGCGGGCTGGCGATGGGCAGGCCGGTACGGTGACGCGCCACTTCCGCGCCCGAGGCGGCGTCGAGGATGAACACGTCTCCGCGCGTATTGACGGCGTAGATGCGTCCGTCCACCAGGACCGGTGCCAGCCGCAGACCCGGCTTGGCACCGACGTCGCCCAGGCTCCGACTCCACAGCCGGCTGACCGGAACCGTCGCGTCGAACTTCTCAAGTTCGCGGGGCGGGCGGATGTTCTCGCGCTTGGACGTCGAGCAGGCGACGGTGAGCAGCAGGACGGCCAGGGTGGCCAGCAGGCGCAACGTCATGCCTCGTCTCCGACTTCGCCGTATTCGGCCAGCTTGATGGCCAGGCCGCCAGCGTCGAGCGCGCCCGCCTCTCGGGCGGCGACGTAGGCGGCGCGCGCCTCCTCATGACGGCCCAGGGCCGCCAGCAGGTCGCCTCGAAGCTCCTCACGCTCGGCCGTGAATCCTGCCGCCCGGGCGCCCTCCAGACTTGCCAGCGCCAACTCGGCCTGGCCAGCCGCCCATTGCAGGCGCGCCAGGCGCAGCAAGGCGAGTGTCTTGAGCGACTCGTCGCGGGCATTGTCGCGCGCCCAGGCGAGCGCCTCCGTCGCAGCCGCCTGGTTGCCGGCCTCCAGGTGTCTTTGCGCCTGCTCGAATGCCGCCAGCACGGCGAACCCGTTTCGGGTGAAGTCGCTGCGCAGCTGGACAAGGGCCGGCGCATCGGCGCTGTTGTCGACCGTGCGCGCCTGCTCGAACAGTGCGGCGGCGGTATGCGCCTTGCGGGCCGTGTGGTTCTGCCACTGGTGGTAGCCGACGATCGCGCCCAGGCCGATCACGATGCCCCCGAGAATGGCCGATGCGTTGTCCTTCAACCACGAGCGGACGCGCTCGCTCTGCTCGTGCTGGTCGTAAATGTCCATTGCGGTTCCGTTGGCTGGTGCGGAGCTCGGCGGGCCCATTCCTGACCCGTCGACAAGCCCCGCAGCTTACCAGTAGCGGACGGCATCGCCCAAGCCCGCACGGCCCCCCGACGCCCTTGCGATCCCGCGCCCCGGTCCCGCGCCGCCGGGCCCGAGCCGGCATCGGCGACGCCCGCGCAGGTGCCCTGGCCTCTCATCCGGGCCGCCAGCGTGCCAGGCGGGCCTCCGAAGCGGCCTTCTGGCCAGGTTCCCCATGTCGCCGCCTCGTCGTCTCCCCGCATCCTCGGGTGCCTGCCGGATTGCGGCGGGCGCCCGGCCCCTGCTTCAATCGTTGCTGAACACCTCGATACGCACCACATCGTTGGTGCTGCGGTGCTCGGCGAGTTCCAGGGCCTCGCCATTGGCGATCAGGCGGGCGGTCCGACTGTTGCCGATCGTGAAGGCAAGCGGACCGTCGCTGCGGAAGCGCCACTGCCCGGGGCGCATCAGGGCCTGGTGCACCCGGCGCCCGCGGCCATCGGTCACCTCCACCCAGCTGTCGCCGCCCAACTCCAGAACCGCCTCGTGCGGCCCCGCGCCGGCGACCAGGTCGGCCGGTGCGGCCAGCTGCGGCAACGTTGCCACGGGCGCAGGCGGCGGCCCCTCGAGTGGCAGCGCGACCAGAGAGGCCCGCATCATTTCGGTCCCCTGCGGCAGTTCGGCGGTTCCCGGCGCCTCCGAGGGTTTCTCGGTCGGCTCGTCGGCGGCCAACTCGGCTGCGCTGATCTGCAGGTCGAAACTGCGCGCCGCGGTGAGCTCCTGGCCGAGCCGGCCGGATGCCGCCCACCACACGACCGGCAACGCGATCAGGGCAGTGAGTGCGATGTAGCTGGCCGGGCGGACGACGCGGTCCAGCATGTACTGCCCGCGGGGCTGCACGCCGGTGGCGACCAGCTCCGGCTCCCTGCCGGCGTCCTGGGCCAGCGCCGTTGCGACCTCGTCCTCGGCGACGCCGACCAGGCGCGCGAAGCTGCGCAGATAGCCGCGACGGTAGATGGGCGCACCCAGGCCGTCGAAATCGCCGGCCTCGACCCGCTCGATCACCCGCGCCGGCAGGCGCAGTTGCGCGCCGACCTC
This window encodes:
- the moeB gene encoding molybdopterin-synthase adenylyltransferase MoeB — its product is MEPRDAWPRILEGDLLVDLREPSEWPAGRPGRSRALPASGLVVEAADLRPPPGRTVLLICASGVRSLHWAQRLQAAGLTALSVRGGVSAWARAGLPIADGHGLDADALERYDRHLRLPGIGAAGQARLLSSRVLLVGAGGLGSPAALYLAAAGVGRLTVVDDDRVERSNLQRQILHSDAAVGTAKVASARQRLLALNPGITVDAIAERLVQGNARELFAGHDLVIDGADNFPTRFLVNATALATGTPWIYGAVQRFQGQVSLFVPGRGPCYRCLFPEPPPAGAAPDCSEAGVFGVLPGAVGVLQATEALKWLLGLGEPLLGRLLVYDALAMRMHELRLDRDPACPGCRSG
- the der gene encoding ribosome biogenesis GTPase Der, which translates into the protein MPVVALVGRPNVGKSTLFNALTRTRDAIVHDRPGVTRDRHHGVCRTFARPFLLVDTGGLSEFEHELPRLAARQAEAAIVEADLVVFVVDAREGLAAYDREIAAALRRSGKRMLLAVNKTDGLDEAIAGAEFAELGLGEPLLLSAAHNRGVAGLGETIVGALPRAMEPAAADEDADRIRIAVVGRPNVGKSTLVNRLLGEERVVASPEPGTTRDAIALPFERDGRRYLLIDTAGIRRKGRVEDAVEKFSVIKTLQSLENAQLALVLIDASEGVTDQDATVLGHALDAGRALVVVVNKWDGLDADQRASVQYNLTRKLQFVDWAETVFISARHGSGLRELMAAIGRAWTSATREFATHELTESLALAFQGHQPPLVQGRTAKLRYAHQGGRLPPRLVLHGNRLSTLPDSYKRYLENFVRQHYRLVGTPIRLDFREGDNPFAGRKNVLSERQKRSRQRLMRHVRRR
- the bamB gene encoding outer membrane protein assembly factor BamB, with protein sequence MTLRLLATLAVLLLTVACSTSKRENIRPPRELEKFDATVPVSRLWSRSLGDVGAKPGLRLAPVLVDGRIYAVNTRGDVFILDAASGAEVARHRTGLPIASPPGIGEGVIAVGTLDGRIVVLDAQSGAERFSARLLAEVVAAPAVADGRVFVRSHDGRIQAFDLVDGRRAWLQEFEVPALSLRGNAALVHDRGYLLVGFDDGRVLALRTEDGATVWQVQVGNADGRSDLERLADVDGRLQVVDGLLYTVGYRGQVMAIDVATGQPRWARDLSSAGGVALGEHLFVSDADGRVQAVDEVGGGMIWSQDALEYRWLSSPAVVGGKVVVADFDGWLHWLDPMDGRLVARERIARAPVTVAPIASGDVVWVLASNGTLAAYRVGG
- a CDS encoding tetratricopeptide repeat protein, translating into MDIYDQHEQSERVRSWLKDNASAILGGIVIGLGAIVGYHQWQNHTARKAHTAAALFEQARTVDNSADAPALVQLRSDFTRNGFAVLAAFEQAQRHLEAGNQAAATEALAWARDNARDESLKTLALLRLARLQWAAGQAELALASLEGARAAGFTAEREELRGDLLAALGRHEEARAAYVAAREAGALDAGGLAIKLAEYGEVGDEA
- a CDS encoding helix-turn-helix domain-containing protein encodes the protein MNSIGLSGGQDMELADRLRQARERMGWSVEEVGAQLRLPARVIERVEAGDFDGLGAPIYRRGYLRSFARLVGVAEDEVATALAQDAGREPELVATGVQPRGQYMLDRVVRPASYIALTALIALPVVWWAASGRLGQELTAARSFDLQISAAELAADEPTEKPSEAPGTAELPQGTEMMRASLVALPLEGPPPAPVATLPQLAAPADLVAGAGPHEAVLELGGDSWVEVTDGRGRRVHQALMRPGQWRFRSDGPLAFTIGNSRTARLIANGEALELAEHRSTNDVVRIEVFSND